A genomic window from Candidatus Kouleothrix ribensis includes:
- a CDS encoding DUF2089 domain-containing protein, which produces MHPLLTICPVCGDTLHAVRLSCDHCHTGIDGTFTLGWLGRLNHEQLEFVELMVKNRGNINGVAGDLKVAYNTARNRLDDIVAALGYSAPVADQNGRADRRAVLDRLAAKEISVEEAMKLLKA; this is translated from the coding sequence ATGCATCCACTGCTCACAATCTGCCCAGTATGCGGCGACACCCTGCACGCGGTGCGGCTGTCGTGCGACCACTGCCACACTGGCATCGACGGGACGTTCACGCTCGGCTGGCTGGGCCGGCTGAACCACGAGCAGCTCGAATTCGTCGAGCTGATGGTCAAGAACCGCGGCAATATCAACGGCGTGGCGGGCGACCTGAAGGTGGCCTACAACACCGCGCGCAACCGCCTCGACGATATCGTGGCCGCGCTGGGCTACTCGGCACCGGTAGCCGATCAGAATGGCCGCGCCGACCGCCGCGCCGTGCTCGATCGGCTGGCCGCCAAGGAGATCTCGGTCGAAGAGGCCATGAAGCTCCTGAAAGCCTAG
- a CDS encoding MFS transporter, with translation MLATLRNRNFMLLWLAGLISFGGDWAMLIALPVFIYDLTGSALATGGVFIALSLPRLLFGSLAGVFVDRWDRRRTMLVANLLSAATLLLLLPVHSPDRLWLVYLVAFLHTGLSVFFMPAESALLPQLVPGDHLLHANALIALNWELMRLIAPPLGGLAMVLLGFGSVVWIDLISFLSAAALVALIVPPAAAPGPMAPAAARQVGRELMAGLGLVVRSAPIRAVFWIVGAAMVAEGVLNVLAFPWLKQVLHGGALERGWLASAQAIGGLAGGLLISRVARLVRPSYLIGASGLMLGLLTLAYINITTLPIVPQLWLPAALLIRALQGLPIMGLFVSIDTLLQQSVADQFRGRVFGAYGAACGLATLLGQVLASAFGDQLDVVVLLDIVGLLYIAAGLIALALLAGQQLATGAVPAEPHAKIA, from the coding sequence ATGCTTGCAACACTCCGCAATCGTAACTTCATGCTGCTGTGGCTGGCCGGGCTGATCTCATTCGGCGGCGACTGGGCTATGCTGATCGCGCTGCCGGTGTTCATCTACGACCTGACCGGATCGGCACTGGCGACCGGCGGCGTGTTCATCGCTCTGTCGCTGCCGCGATTGCTGTTTGGCTCGCTCGCGGGCGTGTTCGTCGATCGCTGGGATCGCCGGCGTACCATGCTGGTGGCTAACCTGCTGTCGGCGGCCACGCTGCTGCTGCTACTGCCGGTACATTCACCCGATCGGCTATGGCTGGTGTACCTGGTCGCGTTTCTGCACACGGGCCTATCGGTGTTCTTCATGCCGGCCGAGAGCGCGCTACTGCCACAGCTGGTGCCTGGCGATCACCTGCTGCATGCCAATGCGCTGATCGCGCTGAACTGGGAGCTGATGCGGCTGATCGCGCCACCGCTGGGTGGCCTGGCAATGGTGCTGCTCGGCTTCGGCAGCGTGGTGTGGATCGACCTGATCTCGTTCCTTAGCGCGGCGGCGCTGGTAGCGCTGATTGTGCCGCCGGCCGCCGCGCCCGGCCCCATGGCGCCTGCAGCCGCGCGGCAGGTCGGGCGCGAGCTAATGGCCGGCCTCGGCCTGGTGGTGCGCAGCGCGCCCATCCGAGCAGTGTTCTGGATCGTCGGCGCGGCGATGGTGGCCGAGGGCGTGCTGAACGTACTGGCCTTCCCCTGGCTGAAGCAGGTGCTGCACGGCGGCGCGCTCGAGCGCGGCTGGCTGGCCAGCGCCCAGGCGATCGGCGGGCTGGCCGGCGGGCTGCTGATCAGCCGCGTCGCCCGGCTGGTGCGTCCATCGTACCTGATCGGCGCGAGCGGCCTGATGCTCGGGCTGCTGACGCTGGCGTATATCAACATCACGACGCTGCCGATTGTGCCCCAGCTGTGGCTGCCCGCCGCGCTGCTGATCAGGGCGCTGCAGGGCCTGCCGATTATGGGCCTGTTCGTCAGCATCGACACCCTGCTGCAGCAGAGCGTGGCCGACCAGTTTCGTGGGCGCGTGTTCGGCGCCTATGGCGCGGCATGCGGCCTGGCTACCCTGCTTGGTCAGGTGTTAGCCAGCGCCTTTGGCGACCAGCTGGATGTTGTGGTGCTGCTCGACATAGTCGGCCTGCTGTATATTGCCGCCGGGCTGATCGCGCTGGCGCTGCTGGCCGGCCAGCAGCTGGCCACCGGCGCCGTGCCGGCCGAGCCACACGCCAAGATAGCCTAG
- a CDS encoding 3'-5' exoribonuclease: MDRTYVAIDVETTGLEAGTDEIIEIAAVKFSGDQVLETFQKLVKPRHSLPLKITRLTGISDEMLTDAPRFSEVAPELVRFVKSYPLVGHSVGFDLKMLQAQGMRFPQPSYDTFDLATLLMPQAPAYRLGVLAAALGITHDEAHRALSDADVTRQVFVQMLRRIEALDLPTLAEISRLTAKIEWPLRDLFGEAERAKAKTVFLETSTPAAEHQQPEIALFETPNSTRKAQSTEPNPLKPTGDTRPIDVQAVQRFFAPDGALGQSFAGYEHRPEQSAMAEAVAQALNNSEALMVEAGTGIGKGLAYLVPAALFAAQRGERVIVSTNTINLQDQLYFKDIPALQRIMAQDMQQNGGKLGRSADTAQDATRSSRSPGHPASWPDPPFTAALLKGRGNYLCLRRYKDLRRDGRLVPEEIKTLLKVQLWLPTTQSGDKAELLLMDKENAAWGRINATPETCTGARCPDFKECYFFKVRREAEAAHLVVVNHALMLADLASEAQVLPPYDHIIIDEAHNLEDVATDQFGFTADQARLLEFLDSLFEVGGASTSAGLFAELPRYFQHSAAGQADMDKASAIAQAAGPAVTRARQSVYDCFNLLTAYMTQSAEVSSYDARLRVTDAVRKSGAWEAVERAWENLALQLNAVGDTLGKLVALLNGLKDAELLEYDLLMLRAESLQRYATEVRVNIGYIIGGGEAKLITWIVYDRARDTLTLRAAPLSVAELLEANLFSQKATVALASATMTVGGDFAYVQERIGLKAPEQLLLDSPFDYQKQALVYIPNDIPEPNQRGYQQALEELLIALCTATGGRTLVLFTANSALRQTYKAIQEPLEGQGIAVLGQGIDGSRRSLLERFKEFPRTVLLGTTSFWEGVDVVGDALSVLVIAKLPFSVPNDPIYTARSEGFSDAFNEYAVPQAILRFKQGFGRLIRSREDRGIVAVLDKRLLSKKYGQIFLDSLPHTAVRSGPAKQLPLLAARFLV; encoded by the coding sequence ATGGACCGGACGTATGTAGCAATCGACGTTGAAACCACCGGGCTGGAGGCTGGTACCGACGAGATTATCGAGATCGCTGCGGTGAAGTTTAGCGGCGACCAGGTGCTCGAGACCTTTCAGAAGCTGGTGAAGCCGCGCCACTCGCTGCCACTCAAGATCACCCGGCTCACCGGCATCTCCGACGAGATGCTAACCGACGCCCCACGCTTCTCCGAGGTCGCACCCGAGCTGGTGCGCTTTGTAAAGAGCTACCCGCTGGTGGGCCACTCGGTCGGCTTCGACCTGAAGATGCTCCAGGCCCAGGGCATGCGCTTCCCCCAGCCATCCTACGACACCTTCGACCTAGCCACGCTGCTGATGCCACAGGCGCCGGCCTACCGCCTGGGCGTGCTTGCGGCCGCGCTCGGCATTACCCACGACGAAGCCCACCGCGCGCTCAGCGACGCGGATGTGACGCGCCAGGTGTTCGTGCAGATGCTGCGGCGGATCGAGGCGCTCGATCTGCCGACGCTGGCCGAGATCAGCCGGCTCACCGCCAAGATCGAGTGGCCGCTGCGCGACCTATTTGGCGAGGCCGAGCGCGCCAAAGCCAAGACTGTGTTCTTGGAAACCAGCACGCCAGCGGCCGAGCACCAGCAGCCCGAGATCGCGCTGTTCGAAACCCCAAACTCAACCCGCAAAGCTCAAAGCACCGAGCCTAATCCGCTCAAACCAACCGGCGACACCCGCCCGATCGACGTGCAGGCGGTGCAGCGCTTCTTCGCACCCGACGGCGCGCTCGGCCAGTCGTTCGCGGGCTACGAGCACCGGCCCGAGCAAAGCGCCATGGCCGAGGCGGTAGCCCAGGCGCTGAACAACAGCGAAGCACTCATGGTCGAGGCCGGCACCGGCATCGGCAAAGGCCTGGCCTACCTGGTGCCTGCGGCCCTGTTCGCGGCCCAGCGCGGCGAGCGCGTGATCGTCTCGACCAATACGATCAATTTGCAAGACCAGCTGTATTTCAAAGATATCCCGGCGCTGCAACGGATTATGGCGCAAGACATGCAGCAGAACGGCGGCAAGCTCGGCCGATCGGCAGACACCGCGCAGGATGCAACCCGAAGCTCCCGATCGCCCGGCCACCCGGCCTCGTGGCCCGACCCGCCCTTCACCGCCGCGCTGCTGAAGGGCCGCGGCAACTACCTGTGCCTGCGCCGCTATAAAGATCTGCGCCGCGATGGCCGGCTGGTGCCCGAGGAGATCAAGACGCTGCTGAAGGTGCAGCTGTGGCTGCCCACCACTCAGAGCGGCGACAAGGCCGAGCTGCTGCTGATGGACAAGGAGAATGCCGCCTGGGGCCGGATCAATGCCACGCCCGAGACATGCACCGGGGCGCGCTGCCCCGACTTCAAAGAGTGCTACTTCTTCAAAGTTCGCCGCGAGGCCGAGGCAGCCCATCTGGTGGTGGTGAACCACGCGCTGATGCTGGCCGACCTGGCCAGCGAGGCGCAGGTGCTGCCGCCCTACGACCATATCATTATCGACGAAGCCCATAACCTCGAGGATGTAGCCACCGACCAGTTCGGCTTCACGGCCGACCAGGCCCGGCTGCTCGAGTTCCTCGACAGCCTGTTCGAAGTTGGTGGGGCCAGCACCAGCGCCGGGCTGTTCGCCGAGCTGCCCAGGTATTTCCAGCATAGCGCCGCCGGCCAGGCCGACATGGACAAGGCCAGCGCGATTGCCCAGGCTGCCGGCCCGGCCGTGACACGCGCACGCCAGAGTGTGTACGACTGCTTCAACCTGCTCACCGCGTATATGACCCAGTCGGCCGAGGTGTCGTCGTACGATGCACGCCTGCGCGTCACCGACGCCGTGCGCAAGAGCGGCGCGTGGGAGGCAGTCGAACGCGCGTGGGAGAACCTGGCGCTCCAGCTTAACGCGGTCGGCGACACGCTGGGCAAGCTGGTGGCGCTGCTGAACGGCCTGAAAGACGCCGAACTGCTCGAGTACGACCTGCTGATGCTGCGCGCCGAATCGCTCCAGCGCTACGCCACCGAGGTGCGCGTGAATATTGGCTATATCATCGGCGGTGGCGAGGCCAAGCTGATCACCTGGATCGTTTACGATCGCGCGCGCGACACCCTGACACTGCGGGCGGCGCCGCTGTCGGTGGCCGAGCTGCTCGAGGCCAACCTGTTCTCGCAGAAGGCCACCGTCGCGCTGGCCTCGGCGACCATGACAGTCGGCGGCGACTTCGCCTATGTGCAGGAGCGGATCGGGCTGAAGGCGCCCGAGCAACTCCTGCTCGACTCGCCGTTCGACTACCAGAAGCAGGCGCTGGTCTACATCCCGAACGACATCCCCGAGCCGAACCAGCGCGGCTACCAGCAGGCGCTCGAAGAGCTGTTGATAGCGCTGTGTACCGCCACCGGCGGGCGCACGCTCGTGCTGTTCACCGCGAATAGTGCGCTGCGGCAGACCTACAAAGCCATCCAGGAGCCGCTCGAAGGGCAGGGCATCGCCGTCTTGGGGCAGGGCATCGACGGCTCGCGCCGCAGCTTGCTCGAACGCTTCAAAGAGTTCCCGCGCACAGTGCTGCTCGGCACCACCAGTTTCTGGGAGGGTGTCGATGTGGTGGGCGACGCCCTGAGCGTGCTGGTGATCGCCAAACTGCCGTTCAGTGTGCCAAACGACCCGATCTACACGGCACGCTCCGAGGGCTTCAGCGATGCGTTTAACGAGTACGCGGTGCCACAGGCCATCCTGCGCTTCAAGCAGGGCTTCGGCCGGCTGATCCGCTCGCGCGAGGATCGCGGGATCGTGGCGGTGCTCGACAAGCGCCTGCTCAGCAAGAAGTATGGCCAGATCTTTCTCGACTCGTTGCCGCACACTGCCGTGCGCAGCGGCCCGGCCAAGCAGCTGCCGCTGCTGGCGGCCCGCTTCCTGGTGTAG
- a CDS encoding hydrogenase maturation protease, producing the protein MPALIIGYGNDLRGDDAAGPRVAAAVAAWHLPGVAALGVGQLTPELAEPIAQARLVLFVDAGAVARLLVAPIRPAAHTSALGHTGDPGALLALAGAVYGACPPAWLITVPAAHFELGRALSPLAACGVAQATRSIHMLIRAGGRP; encoded by the coding sequence CTGCCCGCACTGATCATTGGCTATGGCAACGATCTGCGAGGTGACGATGCGGCCGGGCCGCGTGTGGCGGCGGCGGTGGCGGCCTGGCATCTACCGGGCGTAGCGGCGCTCGGGGTGGGCCAGCTGACCCCCGAGCTGGCCGAGCCGATCGCACAGGCCCGGCTGGTGCTGTTCGTCGATGCCGGCGCGGTTGCGCGCCTGCTTGTCGCGCCGATCAGGCCGGCGGCGCATACCTCGGCGCTAGGCCACACCGGCGACCCTGGCGCGCTGCTGGCATTGGCCGGCGCTGTGTATGGCGCCTGCCCGCCGGCCTGGCTTATCACTGTGCCGGCCGCGCACTTCGAGCTTGGCCGCGCGCTATCGCCCCTGGCTGCATGTGGTGTGGCCCAGGCCACGCGCAGCATCCACATGCTGATTCGTGCCGGCGGCCGCCCCTGA